The Psychrobacter sp. 28M-43 genome segment AAATTTGGTGCGCCGCGCCAGCCAAACCTAGTCGCTTTGACTAGTGTCATTGAGATGTTAGCGCTATATGATACGCCAGCTGCATTTGATGGTTTGGATAAGTTTAGTCATATATGGGTGAGTTGGCAGTTTCATCATAATTATCGATATAAAAATAACAATGAAACCAGTACTAGTTTTCGCGCTCAAGTACGTCCACCAAGATTGGGCGGTAATCAAAAAATAGGGGTGTTTGCCAGTCGCAGTATGTATCGTCCTTCAGGACTAGGTTTGTCTGTCGTCAAGCTCGAACAAGTCAAAATAATTCAAGGTCGTGTATTATTAATTATCAAAGGCGCTGATATGATAGATGGCACACCAATCATCGATATAAAGCCATATGTGGCCTATAGTGATGCGCTGATCCAAGCACAGAGTGGATTTGCACCAACTGCTCCAGAATTATTAAACGTAACCGTGACCGATGCCGCTAACGAACAATTTATGATGTTAGTAAGTGCAGGCGAGTCTAGTAATGCTAATAATGATAAAAGTATTAAAGACGCAAACACTGGATTAAATAGTGCGACAGTTGCGTCTACGGTTCATCGTATACAAAATCAAGTAGTAGCCTCAGATATGAGCATTATCAAAGAATTAATTGCTCAAGACCCGCGTCCAGCTTATCGACGGACAGAGATAGCCACGCCATTTGTTATGCGTTATAAATCGGTTGATGTGAGTTTTCAGTTGATGAAATCAGGACAGCTACAGATAATCGCTGTAGTTGCAATATAACTGGCTTGCATTGATATCATTTTTGACAACACATTGTAAAACAATAGAAGAAGAGAGATATGTCTGCTCAACAGTACTCGATAGTGATTGATTTGCGTTGGTGTCTAGATGAGCTATTGGCAGATAAAGTGATTGACCAACGCGGCTATAACCTAGTCATTACTAGCCGTCGCGACAAAGCGCAGCACCCTCTACTAACGATTAGTGAATTTGGCTTGCCTAATGGCCATGCGACGGACAATAGCGCTGAAAATAAATTAACTTTGGCTTGGCTCAACCAATGGTTGGCGGCTAAAGCAGATATGTCTCTCGTTCGTATTGACCCTCTAAAAGTTGATGTCCCTGCAGTTACACAATTGATGTCATTTGAATATGCACGCTCGCAGCATATTTTGCCGATTGAGGTCGCTATAGACGAAGTGATTATCGGAACGGATCAGCCTTTTTATACTGACTGGCACTCAAGTATTGAAAAATTGATCAAATCAAAAAGCTATCGCACAGTCTATATCAATCCTGAGCAGATCAAACGCTTCCGGCAAGAGTTCTATCAAGTTACCCAAGCGATTGCAGGCGCAAATAGTGTCCATAAGCGTGCAGCTGCCGACGTGACCAATGTCGAAGCATTATTGCAATTGGGCGACAATACTAATCCCGATGCCAATGACCAACATATTGTTAGAGTTGTTGATTGGCTGTTGCAATATGCCTTTGAGCAACGAGCTAGTGATATCCATTTAGAGCCACGCCGTGAAACAGGTAAGGTGCGCTTCCGTATCGATGGTGTGCTCCATACGGTGTATGAGATGCCATTGGCAATCATCGTCGCGGTAACCGCACGTATCAAAATTCTAGGACGGCTAAATGTTGCAGAAAAGCGTAAACCGCAAGATGGTCGTTTAAAGACGCGAACGCCAAAGGGGCTAGAGACAGAACTTCGTTTGTCGACTATGCCAACCGCTTTCGGTGAAAAGTTGGTCATGCGGGTATTCGATCCTGAAGTGCTGGTGCGTTCCTTCGCTCAGCTTGGTCTATCGGGCAAACAGCTTGAAACGTGGCATGAATTGACTGCTCATCCAAATGGGATTATTTTGGTCACCGGGCCTACAGGTTCAGGTAAGACCACGACCTTGTATAGTACTCTCAAGCAGTTAGCGACTGAACAAGTCAATGTCTGTACCATTGAAGATCCTATTGAAATGATTGAACCTGCATTTAACCAAATGCAAGTGAATCCAGGTGTCGATTTAAACTTTGCTGACGGCATTCGCTCCTTGATGCGTCAAGATCCTGACATCATTATGGTAGGGGAGATTCGTGATGCTGAAACAGCCAATATGGCAGTACAAGCCTCATTGACAGGGCATTTGGTGCTCTCGACACTACATACTAACGATGCGCCAAGTTCAATCACTCGCTTGCATGATTTGGGGATTCAGCCATTTTTGACATCAGCGACTATCTTAGGTGTGATGGCACAGCGATTGTTACGTACGCTATGCCCGCATTGCAAAAAAGCAGTAGACGTTGTGCCAGACAGTGAGATTGCTATTCAATGGCAGGAGTTGGTACAACCTTGGCGCGCACCTGCCCCAGCACAAATTTATGTGGCTCAAGGCTGCGAGCATTGTCGACACACTGGTTATCAGGGACGAGTCGGCCTATACGAGATTATGCCATTGTCTAACGAATTAAAAAAACTGGTCGCAGCCGATACAAACTTAGATGTGCTTAAACAACAAGCCTATCGAGAAGGTCTACAGCCATTACGTTTATCAGGTGCAAAACGTATTAGTGAAGGCGTGACAACCATAGAAGAGGTGATGCGAGTCGTGCCTCTTAATTAGTCTCATGTATTAGGCCATGAATTGGGGAATAGTATTTTAAGAGTAGGAAATATGATGCCACTTGAAAACAGCTTCCTTCACAGCAATCAATGCAAATAAGATTCAAATTTTTAATTCCCAGACTTTTAATTGAGAAAGTTTTAATAACGAGATTATTTATGTTTACAGATACTCATTGTCACCTCAACCGTTTAGATTTGACGAAATATGATGGTAAATTATCTGGCGCGATTGACGCCATGAAAACTGCTAATGTTACCCGTGCGATGGCAATCATGTGTGATTTTGCAGAATATGACGAGATTGCCAATATTGTGAGCACCTATGGTGACGAGACGCTAAATCTAGGGATGAGTGTAGGGATTCATCCTTGCGAAGATATCGATGTACTGAAATCAGCAACGGTTGAGCGTCTAGTAGAGACTGCTGATAAAGACCATGTATGGGCAATAGGCGAGACAGGGCTAGATTACTACTGGTCTACAGAAAATAAAAAAGAGCAGCAAGCCAGTCTTGCACGTCATATCCATGCCAGTCAGCAACTAAAAAAACCGCTTGTCATACACATGCGTGACGCAAAAGAAGATACGATCGATATCTTAAAAAGTGAAGGCGCTGAGCATGGTATTATTCA includes the following:
- a CDS encoding GspE/PulE family protein, yielding MSAQQYSIVIDLRWCLDELLADKVIDQRGYNLVITSRRDKAQHPLLTISEFGLPNGHATDNSAENKLTLAWLNQWLAAKADMSLVRIDPLKVDVPAVTQLMSFEYARSQHILPIEVAIDEVIIGTDQPFYTDWHSSIEKLIKSKSYRTVYINPEQIKRFRQEFYQVTQAIAGANSVHKRAAADVTNVEALLQLGDNTNPDANDQHIVRVVDWLLQYAFEQRASDIHLEPRRETGKVRFRIDGVLHTVYEMPLAIIVAVTARIKILGRLNVAEKRKPQDGRLKTRTPKGLETELRLSTMPTAFGEKLVMRVFDPEVLVRSFAQLGLSGKQLETWHELTAHPNGIILVTGPTGSGKTTTLYSTLKQLATEQVNVCTIEDPIEMIEPAFNQMQVNPGVDLNFADGIRSLMRQDPDIIMVGEIRDAETANMAVQASLTGHLVLSTLHTNDAPSSITRLHDLGIQPFLTSATILGVMAQRLLRTLCPHCKKAVDVVPDSEIAIQWQELVQPWRAPAPAQIYVAQGCEHCRHTGYQGRVGLYEIMPLSNELKKLVAADTNLDVLKQQAYREGLQPLRLSGAKRISEGVTTIEEVMRVVPLN
- a CDS encoding TatD family hydrolase encodes the protein MFTDTHCHLNRLDLTKYDGKLSGAIDAMKTANVTRAMAIMCDFAEYDEIANIVSTYGDETLNLGMSVGIHPCEDIDVLKSATVERLVETADKDHVWAIGETGLDYYWSTENKKEQQASLARHIHASQQLKKPLVIHMRDAKEDTIDILKSEGAEHGIIHCFTEDWETAKRALDLGFYISFSGIVSFKSAQNIQDAARHMPRDRILIETDSPYLAPVPKRGRPNEPAYVPYVASFIADMYGCDSNEVGALTAKNFENLLAQYR
- the tsaA gene encoding tRNA (N6-threonylcarbamoyladenosine(37)-N6)-methyltransferase TrmO, whose translation is MLDENPLLDNYYQAPIIGYHRAPLSQKFGAPRQPNLVALTSVIEMLALYDTPAAFDGLDKFSHIWVSWQFHHNYRYKNNNETSTSFRAQVRPPRLGGNQKIGVFASRSMYRPSGLGLSVVKLEQVKIIQGRVLLIIKGADMIDGTPIIDIKPYVAYSDALIQAQSGFAPTAPELLNVTVTDAANEQFMMLVSAGESSNANNDKSIKDANTGLNSATVASTVHRIQNQVVASDMSIIKELIAQDPRPAYRRTEIATPFVMRYKSVDVSFQLMKSGQLQIIAVVAI